In a single window of the Catenulispora sp. EB89 genome:
- a CDS encoding GDSL-type esterase/lipase family protein produces the protein MKAIPARHRATALAVCALAGASFLPAASAASSTSPTASAAAATTFTGTWATSQPSTVANNPAWQNQTLRMVARTSLGGDQIRVDLSDAGMAGAATFGHVTVGVQQNGGTTTATPVTVTFNGGSRSVTVPAGGKVASDPVAMPVTPGTRLLVSIYVPSSAPISTAPSNTYALQTEYNANGVDASGDQFFPTTNTFGFTTFLAGVDVDSAAKSTVVAIGDSITAAMGTPGNSDTAWTDYLAARTGQVGLGMVNVGETGDQVIADQPGNPSVTTRWTRDVLDIPGARTVIEEGGINDLRAGVTAAQLEAAQIKLAASAHNAGLKFLLTTLTPCGGVGGTGTESCNSAFETQRLAYNSWVRGGAGGIADGYSDFDAALGGYSNNGVGILNSTYDSGDHIHPNIQGNAVMADLVPVGKL, from the coding sequence ATGAAAGCCATCCCCGCACGCCACCGTGCCACCGCACTCGCGGTGTGCGCCCTGGCCGGCGCGTCCTTTCTGCCCGCCGCGTCGGCGGCGAGCAGCACCTCGCCGACGGCATCGGCGGCCGCGGCCACCACCTTCACCGGAACCTGGGCCACCTCGCAGCCCAGCACCGTGGCCAACAACCCGGCCTGGCAGAACCAGACCCTGCGGATGGTCGCCCGCACCTCCCTCGGCGGCGACCAGATCCGCGTGGACCTCTCGGACGCCGGAATGGCCGGCGCCGCGACGTTCGGCCACGTCACCGTCGGCGTCCAACAGAACGGCGGCACCACCACGGCGACGCCGGTCACCGTCACCTTCAACGGCGGCTCGCGCAGCGTGACCGTGCCGGCCGGCGGCAAGGTCGCCTCCGACCCGGTCGCGATGCCGGTGACGCCCGGGACGCGGCTGCTCGTCTCGATCTACGTGCCGTCCAGCGCGCCGATCAGCACGGCACCGTCCAACACCTACGCGCTCCAGACCGAGTACAACGCCAACGGCGTCGACGCCAGCGGCGACCAGTTCTTCCCGACGACCAACACCTTCGGCTTCACGACGTTCCTGGCCGGCGTCGACGTGGACTCCGCCGCGAAGTCGACCGTCGTGGCGATCGGCGACAGCATCACCGCGGCGATGGGCACCCCGGGCAACAGCGACACCGCCTGGACCGACTACCTCGCCGCCCGGACCGGGCAGGTCGGGCTCGGCATGGTGAACGTCGGCGAGACCGGGGACCAGGTCATCGCCGACCAGCCGGGCAACCCGTCGGTGACGACGCGCTGGACGCGCGACGTGCTGGACATCCCGGGTGCCAGGACCGTCATCGAAGAAGGCGGTATCAATGATCTGCGAGCCGGGGTCACGGCAGCCCAGCTGGAAGCCGCCCAGATCAAGCTGGCGGCCTCCGCGCACAACGCCGGGCTCAAGTTCCTGCTGACCACGCTCACTCCGTGCGGCGGCGTCGGCGGAACCGGGACAGAGTCCTGCAACAGTGCGTTCGAGACGCAGCGGCTGGCCTATAACTCCTGGGTCCGCGGCGGCGCCGGCGGCATCGCCGACGGCTACAGCGATTTCGACGCGGCCCTCGGCGGCTACTCCAACAACGGCGTCGGGATCCTCAACTCCACCTACGACTCCGGCGACCACATCCACCCGAACATCCAGGGCAACGCCGTCATGGCCGACCTGGTGCCAGTCGGGAAACTCTGA